GGGGAGGAGTTAAGGGCACAGAGAGAGCTCTGATTGGACCTTCCCTTAAATAGGCTTGTGTACCCTGCGCAGGCCTGTTGGGACAAGAAGGAAGCGACATCCAGTGCAATGGCTGATAGCAGCTGAAGGGCGACATCATGAAGAGATGTAGGGGATTCTGCAATGaactattttacttttaatgttaATGCGATTCTATTTGTTGTAATGTGGAGGGGCCCATTTTTATACTCCAGGGGTCCCAGGTCCTGTGTCCAGACTatgttatacaatatataatatagtatataatatacgcGGTGCCTGGTCACTAAACACTTCCCCAGCAAGAGCCTATGCGGGTTCCAGTCCTGTATTTGGGGTCTCAGCACCAGTGAGGTGCGACCAGAGCTGCAGAGAGACGTCTGTGAGGGAAGAGAGCACCAGTTCCAGCCAGGAGAATAAAGAGACAGCATTCCAGGGCTGCCTGAAGACATTAAAGAGAGGTAACTTATCAAACACTACACTTTTACACCATATAGTGGTAGCCACATCTGGGGCCCCAACAGTGCCCTGGCACAGGGACCCCTGCATTTGGGAGAGGAGATGGGGGTTACTCTGTTCCATCCATATACTCTCAGGACTGTGCATGCGCTGCTTAGGCCGACCTGCATAGCTGCAGCTGCACAGTCGTTACTTTAGGACACCGGGTTATGTGTTACATGGTTATTCTAATACACTTTACATTCTGTGTGTATCTTTATTgcgtgttttattattttgtgtggaAGGGGCCATTTTCTGAATGGGTGGGTTTAGTAAatatcactgagtggaggccgCCATGTTCTTCTCTCAGATAGGCCGGGATCATTGGGATCCAACCACCgcagaacaccagcatgctgaaggtggtgtacttggcctcattaaaactgtccggtaatgtcctggctaaaaaagctataataaaactaacagCTGCCAGAAGCCCCAAATAACCCAGGACACAGTAGAAGGCGATAACCGAGCCCTCGTTACACTGCAGGAGAAGATCAATATCAGGTGGGCACTGACAGCTACTGACGATACAGTATTAAAAGTGaacctatatctatatattttgatCTGAGAAGCAGAGATATTTGGCAATTTCTAGTCATAACAGAAAATTCATCATGCGGGGCCACTCAGCCCTTCTTCCAGGGAGTGCTCACTGGATTTGCCCTTTGAAACGTGCAGGGAGGCTGAtgtgaaatgtttaatttttccTCAAATAACATGAAGCATAcagcttagtgaatacacccttaTGTAATGCGGTTTTGGTTGGGGTTGTGCTTGCTTGTGTGCAGTGttgtacttttattattttgagctcTCGGGAGAACGTGTTAATGCAGATTAGTCTATCCCCAGTGGGTCAAATACCTTCCGATCCATATACTTCCTGGTTATTGACCGTGACAATATCAGGCACATTCCCCATTCTAAGAACCCGCTTTTAGTAAGTGTTTCTTTGTATTCATGCTCGGTTTCACCaaaattatataacattttggaaaaaatatacagcacAGAATTCCAGCGCTGGAAgctaatatagcaaaaatctcTACAATCACAGTGTTTTTGCCCATGACGCTCATATAAGCCGGGATAAAAGTGACCCAGACATTGCAGAAaaccagcatgctgaaggtgatgtacttgGCTTCATTAAAACTGTCCGGTAATTTCCTGGCCAGGAAAGCGACAACGAAACTCACAGCGGCCAGGAAGCCCATGTACCCCAGAACAGTGTAAAAGGCAACTACTGACCCCTCATTACACTGAATAACGATCTTTCCAGGAGAGGAGTGAGTGTTCATTTCCTGGTACGGAGGAGAAATAGACAACCAGCAGAtgcaaatgaccacctgaataaATGAGCAGACAAACACCACACCGTTGGGTATTTTGACCCCCATCCATTTCTTCCAAGTGCTGCCGGGTTTGGTGGCTTTGAAAGCGATGCAGACCATGATGGTCTTGGCCAACAGAGAAGACACAGCTAATGAGAAGAGGATCCCAAAAGCAGTTTGCCGCAGCATGCAGGTTACATCCTCAGGACGACCgaggaacagaaacacacagaggaagctCAGGATGAGGCAGACCAGGAGGAGGAAGCTGAGGTTCTGATTATTAGCTCTGACAATGGGGGTGTCctggtataaaataaatatccccaAAATAATGGAGGTTACGACAGACATGAAAACAGATATAGAGGCAAATACTGACGCAACTGAATCTTCTTTGTAGGACAAGAattcaatgggttttggaacGCATTTATCCTTCTTCTCATTAGGATGTTGGTTTTCAGGACATTTCTGGCAAGATTCTCCATCTATaagatattttaacattttactaaaacataAACAGTTTCTATAAATGAAGCCAGTTGTGGACCATGTGATGCCATGGATAATACGTCCCCGTTACTGTAACATCCTTTAGTAAAATCCTAAATTTTCCTATTAGGAGGCTGAACCCATTCCCCATTAAGCTGTGACTGTGTTTTGTTTAGAGCTCACTGAATTAGGGTTACTCCCCAACACGTCTATAGTGAGTTCCACAGCAGATGAGGTCTACTGTAGGGTTCCTGTCAAACTTGGTCAATGCTGAACCAGCAAAGGTAAAAGCCATCCATAGGAATGAGAGCTTGCCCCATCAGCCAATTAATATTAGTGCTACCTGCATCACATATAATGAGTGCCTAGCAGGTTCAACATGGTTTGTCTTAAGAACTAACAGCGCTCCGACTAGGTGGTATATTATTAATTAGGAAATATTTACTCAGCTGTGTTCATTTGACTAAGGACTGCATATAAGAGATGTTAATGGCCTCTGTACAGGGAGATATTTTGTGCACAGTTGATGTACATATGGGTCCATGATGTCGACCGTGTGGAAAGCAGGGTGGACCAATGCTCCAAACTAGGAACGCACAGAAACATCGTTGGCCGAAACATATtgcagaaataaaagaaaaatggcagaaaatggcactaTCGGCAAATTGTTGAAGTATAAGAAAAACGGCCTAAAATAATCATCTGCAtcagccctgctgcttacctgtgtatTGCCCGCACAGTGCAGCATCTCTTGTTCCATTTAGGGGAAGCagaaacccagcagagtcacgtgaatttactcatgtcacatgactgtgctccgttcctgcttcccctgggcagatCAGGAGATAAGTTGTTTGCAGAGGGAAGCAGTGGCCCCTGCGAAAGTCTGTGAACAGCAcagggaaatctgcagttcaggtaagggggtggagtAGGGtttatgaatgagtatgcgtgattgaggtaATGAATGTTTGCAAATGAGTAAtatatgtgtgatagcatggatgtgtaagtgcatcCACAGGCAGGGCACAAGAAGGCTGTAAGTTATGTGCAGACTCCCtcctgcagggcagcattttatctgggctggcagcatcaatacacaagcggggcagctagccaggtttcagcatataTTGGCTGCTTGTATATGAttgctttattaaatatatatatatggttgcctgggcatgataggagtgtgattcctgttagcaatatattaatattgttattgatttttttgtccaaatttGGTGTGtgacttacttttaataaagcgtggttatttttttaatatttttttttaaagatggggaTGGGAGTCATTTTTTGTTTCGGCCAAGTGCATCCTGTATTTTCGGTCCTGAATTTTTCCGTGCATCCCTACTTCAAAAGCATATTTTCAGATTGTATGTCCAAGCCGGGTTTACTAATGTGATTTATGACCTTTCATTAAACCATCATGGGCAAAGGGCACAGATAGCGCTGATCCTCCCTCAATAAACTCTGGCGTGTGTAAAACATTGCTATGCACCTGTTGTGTTGGAGATCTCTCCTTCGGAGCACGGGACACAGTCGAAGCAGCAGGTGTGCTTTCCTTTGTGCCAGACTCGTCTATAGCCAGGAGGACAGTCTTCAGAACATCGAGAGCGAGGAATCTTAAAATCAAGAAACAGGATTGGAGGAAATGTGAGAAGAAAGTGCAAGTGTCATTGGCCATTACTCTGCCCATGTTCCACCCATCATCCTCTCCTAAGCAAACCTTATGATCCTCTGTTGCACATGCTTTTTTCCCACCATCATCCCTTATGCTTCTCCTGCGGTATGAAAGCAGAAAGGCCGGGCCCCTGCTTGGCTTTGCCAAGTTCTGGCTGTACCCTTGTGGTAGCAGCCCCGGTCACCAAATTAATGTGAAAGAAAAGAAGATATTGGAGTATAAACTCATGCTAAAATTTGACACCATTCATTCAGGCCTAAACTCAGCTTTATGTTGCACGGTCAACAGAATGAGTCTTACACAAAGACACAGGGAGCTGATATCATCCGCCTGTACAAGGGACCATTTTCCAGTTTTGAAGCGATCGCTATGCTTTACCttttacttttaaccccttcaatcccaggggtttttggtacctctagtcccagagcaattttgccatttttgcgctatgtcggttcagtgattattctcttttcctgtgaatagagTACCCAtggaaactatatattgttttttcaaggagagacagagctttcttttgataccatagttggatgattagctgaaaatttaggatgagaaatttagtaaaaaatagcaaaaattacaaaaaaaacacctaatttttttttaattttccctcttaaagtgatggaaaatcccctcaaagtttatcaattcaggtgtcctgatttcagaaatatctaattttatacagattttctttactttcctagcaccagggagcatactattaggtgtacattttctgtagaatttttatgcctatggcttaacgagtttgggggttgtgaacggggcaggagggttatactggctagatgttatgctagggcaatgggatgtaaggttctttacatttttttattattatcttttttatatatatttttgaatttttttattttatttttttgggattttttatatatttttttaaaaaacaaaatggttagaggtcctcttagggacctcctggatgtgttattaatgccagtgatgtcacaatgacatcacttagctcactttattattattttttattattatttatattattattttatcttttattattattttttaaatgaataactgtttttttgttgttgtttgtttttttctctttcagcatgggaggagggtgagagacatgcaccgatcacactgtgatctctatgcaggtcctcacagacatgcatagagatcacagcgtctgtgcctcatcggaggacaggatatcccctacCGGTGAACTTCCATGTTACCCGGAAGGCAATGcctgatcgcgcgatcgggcagtttaaaatgtaacagctttcatgccggaagctgttacatcagatcagacagctgtcaggggggagtccaggctgtcaaacagaCAGCCTAATCTCCTGTGCAGCAGCAGgaatgtgtccctgccgctgcaagaagggctggacataccggtacgtccatatgGGATTCATGGGATGCgtttttggacgtaccggtacgtccataggggattgaaggggttaagcttttTTCAGGCATCAGACTCCTTTTCTACCGTCTTGGTCTTTACTGGACAGAGATGAGAAACCAGGTGTCACAGCTAGCTAACGGATAACCAGACACATTAACGATACCAGCCCTCTGATCACTCACTTAACCATTAAACACACCACAAAAACCACACCAGACTGGTAatatgctgccaccaccaagttaTGTTTTAAGCTGACTACAGCTTATGGATACTTCAGTAAGCCCAGCACCGCACTGAACcgatcaaaaatgtataaaacccaATTTAAGTAAAACAAGTAACGCGGTTTATTCCGGCTGTCTCGGAAGGTAGAGTTCGGTTAGAGCACAGAGACAGAAACTGGAATAATATGTGGTTTAATCTGACAAATGTCACTGtgcttatgtacaaaaatatgaacaaaggtGATAACAATTTAGACACACAGCATACGACAcagtttgtaaaaaataaaacaatgagaaACGCAGAAAAGACTAATTATACAAAACCCATATAGGTCATCTGCGGGAACCTCAATGTCCTTGTTGAGTTTGTTGATGATTTTCTGTGATGTTCTCAGAGAGGTTtgctaatttttaaaaaaaacagtaaattttttcccctggtgaGATGTTCCGCCCTTCCAGTGTCACAGAGAGACGTCCCAGGCCTAGCCCttagtatcacacacacacacacacacacacatatactcttaACGTACATCTGTTTGACAGATCTCATTGTGTCCTCAAGATGACCCAAGCCCAGCATAGAAGACCATCGCCCTAAATTCCATATCATAGGGGAGGCACAGCCAATGGTCACTGAGGCTGAACCTGAATGAATTTATGGCAAGACACCAGGTTCTTTACTGCAGACAAGGCCTAAGAGAAATGGATGCCTATTGGTGCAAGAAACTATCTGGTTATCCAATACACCCTATATATGCTACAATCTTACACGCACACAGTATAACACGGCATGTAGATTAGGCCTTATCTCTGCATTTAATGAGTGTAATATACACAGGGTGAGTTATATGTTATTTGGAACAGTTGTTTCTGATGTTTGTCTGGGTAATAAGTCACATATATGTCACTGACCTCCCGTGAGTGGTTTTTCCATCTTATGAGGCTGTGATTGAGGAATAATTGTTCTCCTTCTGGAGCTGATACTTTGAAGTGCCCGACACGTTCGTGTAAGATGCTTTTATTGGGATATTGTGCGTAATTCCTTATTTCATAGAAACTCTCCAACTCTCCCTTCTCATTGAAGCTCATTTTCATATTACTGGCACCATGGAATTGAATTCTTCTCAACATTatctaaaataatgaatatgcaCATATGAGGGGGTTTCAGCAGCTTGATGACATTGCAATATTTATATCAAGATTTCACACAATAGAGCGTGAGGAAgtgagggagagaaagagactCTATACAATTCTggagatctctggtcagacctcacctaatGTGGAAAAACCATCACCCTCTTCCTAACATTAATGCCAATGGCTTagaaaaagagacctctgacATCTTTAAAGGCTATGTGATCCTCCATATTTTTCTATGTCAGCCCAATAGAAGGTATTCTCTATGATCATAGATctctgtgtgggggggggggggggttggtggtcaaaaaaaaagtaaatggtttgcatgatcaGAAATAGCAGGGGTTACCAGAGGAAGAGTTTGTCAAACAAAACAGGAGGTGCAATTGAAGTCACCTATATAGATTTTAGTAAAGCGTCTGACACCGTCACTCATagaagaattagaaataaattgcAGTCTTTGAGTTTGGATGCcagaatagttgaatggataagccAATGGTTGAGTGAATAgaggcagaaggttgtagttagtGGGTTAGattcagaggaaggacttgTCACTAGTGGGGTACTTGTGGGTCAGCATTGGACCTGtactttcacatttttatttggtcAGATATATCTTTTttcagatgatacaaaggtctgcgaCAAGGTAGACATTCCAGGTGGAACAACTCAAATGGCGAATTTAAGTAAATCAGAAGAGTGGGGGAGAgagcggcagctgcagtttaatgttagaagaatgggggagagtgcggcggctgcagtttaatgttagaagaatgggggagatctcggtggctgcagtttaatgttagaagaatgggggagagctcggcagctgcagtttaatgttagaagaatgggggagagctcggcagctgcagtttaatgttagaagaatgggggagaacgcggcagctgcagtttaatgttagaagaatgggggagagcgcggcggctgcagtttaatgtaagaagaatgggggagagcgccgtgattgcagtttaatgttagaagaatgggggagagctcggcagctgcagtttaatgttagaagaatgggggagagctcggcagctgcagtttaatgttagaagaatgggggagaacgcggcagctgcagtttaatgttagaagaatgggggagagcgcggcggctgcagtttaatgtaagaagaatgggggagagtgcagcggctgcagtttaatgttagaagaatgggggagtgcgtggcggctgcagtttaatgttaggagaatgggggagagcgcggcggctgcagtttaatgttagaagaatgggggagatctcggtggctgcagtttaatattagaagaatgggggagagagcggcagctgcagtttaatgttagaagaatgggggagagtgcagcggctgcagtttaatgttagaagaatgggggagagctcggcggctgcagtttaatgttaggagaatgggaGAGAGCGtgacagctgcagtttaatgcagatgaacttccgggttacgtcagcagtgatgcaacccggaagggaatgcgcGATCTggcagtttaaaatgtaacagctttcatgccggaagctgttacatcagatcagacagctgtcaggggggagtccaggatGTCAAACAGA
The DNA window shown above is from Spea bombifrons isolate aSpeBom1 chromosome 1, aSpeBom1.2.pri, whole genome shotgun sequence and carries:
- the LOC128467476 gene encoding vomeronasal type-2 receptor 26-like codes for the protein MLRRIQFHGASNMKMSFNEKGELESFYEIRNYAQYPNKSILHERVGHFKVSAPEGEQLFLNHSLIRWKNHSREIPRSRCSEDCPPGYRRVWHKGKHTCCFDCVPCSEGEISNTTDGESCQKCPENQHPNEKKDKCVPKPIEFLSYKEDSVASVFASISVFMSVVTSIILGIFILYQDTPIVRANNQNLSFLLLVCLILSFLCVFLFLGRPEDVTCMLRQTAFGILFSLAVSSLLAKTIMVCIAFKATKPGSTWKKWMGVKIPNGVVFVCSFIQVVICICWLSISPPYQEMNTHSSPGKIVIQCNEGSVVAFYTVLGYMGFLAAVSFVVAFLARKLPDSFNEAKYITFSMLVFCNVWVTFIPAYMSVMGKNTVIVEIFAILASSAGILCCIFFPKCYIILVKPSMNTKKHLLKAGS